The proteins below come from a single Streptomyces sp. M92 genomic window:
- a CDS encoding TraR/DksA family transcriptional regulator has protein sequence MSLDASRIEPRPERLTAHEARQRLEHARSTRMTQLQALRESGQADDQLMSAQQDAIARVLKEIDAAFARIDAGTYGACLGCGKPVPGERLEILPYTRYCVACQRRAAF, from the coding sequence GTGTCGCTCGACGCCTCCCGCATCGAACCCCGCCCCGAGCGGCTGACCGCTCACGAGGCACGCCAGCGCCTCGAGCACGCCCGCAGCACCCGTATGACCCAGCTCCAGGCCCTCCGGGAGAGCGGCCAGGCGGACGACCAGCTGATGTCCGCCCAGCAGGACGCGATCGCGCGGGTGCTCAAGGAGATCGACGCGGCCTTCGCCCGTATCGACGCCGGCACTTACGGTGCCTGCCTGGGCTGCGGCAAGCCGGTGCCGGGGGAGCGGCTGGAGATCCTCCCCTACACGCGGTACTGCGTGGCCTGCCAGCGCCGCGCCGCCTTCTGA
- a CDS encoding response regulator, which translates to MSDPSLSDPSLPEPAPSAPSGTSSPDPSRIRILLADDHALVRRGVRLILDREPDLEVVAEAGDGAEAIGMARAHAVDLAVLDIAMPRLTGLQAARELAALKPGLRILMLTMHDNEQYLFQALKSGACGYVLKSVADRDLVAACRAAVRDEPFLYPGAVTALIRNFLDRVRHGEENADHILTPREEEVLKLVAEGHSSKEIAEILFISVKTVQRHRANLLQKLGLRDRLELTRYAIRAGLIEP; encoded by the coding sequence ATGTCCGACCCCTCCCTGTCCGACCCGTCGCTGCCGGAACCGGCCCCGTCGGCCCCCTCCGGCACGTCCTCGCCCGACCCGTCGAGGATCCGCATCCTGCTGGCCGACGACCACGCGCTGGTGCGGCGCGGGGTGCGGCTCATCCTCGACCGGGAGCCGGACCTGGAGGTCGTCGCCGAGGCCGGGGACGGGGCGGAGGCCATCGGCATGGCCCGGGCGCACGCCGTGGACCTCGCGGTCCTGGACATCGCGATGCCCCGCCTGACCGGGCTCCAGGCCGCCCGTGAGCTGGCCGCGCTGAAGCCGGGGCTGCGCATCCTGATGCTGACGATGCACGACAACGAGCAGTACCTGTTCCAGGCGCTGAAGTCGGGGGCCTGCGGATACGTCCTGAAGTCCGTCGCCGACCGCGATCTGGTCGCCGCCTGCCGGGCCGCGGTGCGGGACGAGCCGTTCCTGTACCCGGGTGCGGTGACCGCCCTGATCCGCAACTTCCTGGACCGGGTCCGGCACGGCGAGGAGAACGCCGACCACATCCTCACCCCCCGGGAGGAGGAGGTCCTCAAGCTCGTCGCCGAGGGCCACTCCTCGAAGGAGATCGCGGAGATCCTCTTCATCAGCGTCAAGACCGTCCAGCGGCACCGGGCGAACCTCCTCCAGAAGCTCGGCCTGCGCGACCGCCTGGAACTGACCCGGTACGCCATCCGCGCCGGGCTCATCGAGCCCTGA
- a CDS encoding HAMP domain-containing sensor histidine kinase, whose translation MSLFWRIFGLNSVVLGFATALLLWAPVTVSVPVLLTEAVVLVGGMAVMLVANGALLRWGLAPLDRLTKLMTTVDLLRPGQRLPVSGGGEVPELIRTFNAMLDRLEHERATSSARVLLAQEAERRRIAQELHDEVGQSMTAILLVLGRAADDADQPLREELLQAQEITRESLDEVRRLVRRLRPGVLDDLGLISALSSLTHDFATHTGLRVVRRFDAGLPALDQETELVLYRVAQESLTNAARHADAERVEVSLGRADGAVALTITDDGRGTAEAVREGAGIRGMRERALLIGATLDVTSATGAGTSIRLTAPVPRKQP comes from the coding sequence GTGTCCCTGTTCTGGCGGATCTTCGGGCTCAACTCGGTGGTGCTGGGCTTCGCCACGGCACTGCTGCTGTGGGCACCCGTGACCGTCTCCGTGCCGGTGCTGCTGACCGAGGCGGTCGTCCTGGTGGGCGGCATGGCCGTCATGCTGGTGGCCAACGGCGCCCTGCTGCGCTGGGGTCTGGCGCCCCTGGACCGGCTCACGAAGCTGATGACCACCGTCGACCTGCTGCGTCCCGGCCAGCGGCTGCCGGTGTCCGGCGGCGGCGAGGTGCCCGAGCTGATCCGCACATTCAACGCGATGCTCGACCGGCTGGAGCACGAGCGGGCCACGAGCAGCGCCCGGGTGCTGCTCGCCCAGGAGGCGGAGCGCCGCCGTATCGCGCAAGAGCTGCACGACGAGGTCGGGCAGAGCATGACCGCGATCCTGCTCGTGCTCGGCCGCGCCGCGGACGACGCCGACCAGCCGTTGCGCGAGGAGTTGCTGCAGGCGCAGGAGATCACCCGGGAGAGCCTGGACGAGGTGCGCCGGCTGGTGCGCCGCCTGCGGCCCGGCGTCCTGGACGACCTCGGGCTGATCAGCGCGCTGTCCTCGCTCACCCACGACTTCGCCACCCACACCGGGCTGCGGGTCGTGCGCCGCTTCGACGCCGGCCTGCCCGCCCTGGACCAGGAGACCGAGCTGGTCCTCTACCGCGTGGCGCAGGAGAGCCTGACCAACGCGGCCCGCCACGCGGACGCCGAACGCGTGGAGGTGAGCCTCGGCCGGGCCGACGGCGCGGTGGCCCTCACCATCACCGACGACGGCCGGGGCACCGCCGAGGCGGTCCGCGAGGGCGCCGGCATCCGCGGCATGCGGGAGCGGGCCCTGCTCATCGGCGCCACCCTCGACGTCACCTCGGCAACCGGCGCCGGCACCAGCATCCGGCTCACCGCACCCGTCCCCAGGAAGCAGCCCTGA
- the secD gene encoding protein translocase subunit SecD has protein sequence MKRSRPRSRPNSLRGRALVALLVMAGAVAVALTMPVRLGLDLRGGTQIVLETKSTKTTKADREATDRTVEVLRGRIDALGVAEPTIVRSGDNRIVVELPGVQDPKQAADVLGRTAQLTVHSVLGAAEGTEKDPGSGSGAEGERVLPDEDGQPLRLKTASLTGEDVKGADARFDQQGGAGWLVTVDFKDAGGDRWAKVTGEAACHPAGDPQRRVAIVLDDKIISSPQVDPSVTCGAGIAGGSTQITGSFDDAEARELALLIKGGALPVPVETIEQRTIGATLGDEAISAGAWAAVIGTALTALFIIVVYRLMGALATLALLCYGLISYAALAAVGATLTLPGLAGFVLAIGMAVDANVLVFERAREEQASRTRPSTRSSLTAGFRSAFSAIADSNITTLIAAALLFFLASGPVKGFGVTLGIGVLASMVSALVITRVLAEFAASRPAVFRRPHITGISTTGPVRDALLRRDPFLMRRPRRWLAASALVMVAAGAGILVRGLDFGIEFTGGRLIEYSTATQVDADRARDALADAGFPRAVVQSSGDGDLSVRTEELTDAEAEKVTETVGGLGGETEKVRDELIGPSLGEELRRDALIALGLALGAQLLYLAVRFRLLFGTAAVGALAHDVVILVGVFAWLGKPIDGVFLAALLTVIGYSVNDSVVLFDRIRELLAGKDRKTPFARLTNRAILQTLPRTVNTGMGAVLILASLALLAEDSLTDFALALLIGVGVGTYSSVFTASPLAVEMYDRGNGSRRSRRRGRTAEKTVPASRTERQEVS, from the coding sequence TTGAAACGTTCCCGTCCCCGCTCACGCCCCAACTCCCTGAGGGGCCGGGCGCTCGTCGCCCTCCTCGTGATGGCCGGCGCCGTGGCCGTCGCCCTGACCATGCCGGTCCGCCTCGGGCTCGACCTGCGCGGCGGCACCCAGATCGTGCTGGAGACCAAGTCCACCAAGACCACCAAGGCCGACCGCGAGGCCACCGACCGCACCGTGGAGGTGCTGCGCGGCCGCATCGACGCGCTCGGCGTCGCGGAGCCGACCATCGTCCGCTCCGGTGACAACCGGATCGTCGTCGAGCTGCCCGGCGTCCAGGACCCGAAGCAGGCCGCCGACGTGCTGGGCCGCACCGCACAGCTCACCGTCCACTCGGTGCTCGGTGCGGCCGAGGGCACCGAGAAGGACCCCGGGTCCGGGTCCGGTGCGGAAGGCGAGCGCGTGCTGCCCGACGAGGACGGACAGCCCCTGCGGCTGAAGACCGCCTCGCTCACCGGTGAGGACGTCAAGGGCGCCGACGCCCGCTTCGACCAGCAGGGCGGCGCCGGCTGGCTCGTCACCGTGGACTTCAAGGACGCGGGCGGCGACCGCTGGGCGAAGGTGACCGGCGAGGCCGCCTGTCACCCGGCCGGCGACCCGCAGCGCCGGGTCGCCATCGTGCTCGACGACAAGATCATCTCCTCGCCGCAGGTCGACCCCTCGGTGACCTGCGGGGCGGGCATCGCCGGCGGCTCCACCCAGATCACCGGCTCCTTCGACGACGCCGAGGCCCGCGAACTGGCGCTGCTCATCAAGGGCGGCGCCCTGCCCGTGCCGGTCGAGACCATCGAGCAGCGCACCATCGGCGCGACCCTGGGCGACGAGGCCATCTCGGCCGGTGCGTGGGCCGCCGTCATCGGTACCGCGCTCACCGCGCTGTTCATCATCGTCGTCTACCGCCTGATGGGCGCCCTCGCGACCCTGGCCCTGCTCTGCTACGGCCTGATCTCCTACGCCGCGCTGGCCGCGGTCGGCGCCACCCTCACCCTGCCCGGCCTGGCGGGCTTCGTGCTGGCCATCGGCATGGCGGTGGACGCCAACGTCCTCGTCTTCGAACGCGCCCGCGAGGAACAGGCCTCCCGGACCCGCCCGAGCACCCGCTCCTCGCTGACCGCCGGGTTCCGCAGCGCCTTCAGCGCGATCGCCGACTCCAACATCACCACGCTGATCGCCGCCGCCCTGCTCTTCTTCCTGGCCTCCGGGCCGGTGAAGGGCTTCGGCGTCACCCTGGGCATCGGTGTCCTCGCCTCCATGGTCAGCGCCCTGGTGATCACCCGGGTGCTCGCCGAGTTCGCGGCGAGCCGTCCGGCGGTCTTCCGCCGTCCCCACATCACCGGCATCTCGACGACCGGTCCGGTCCGGGACGCGCTGCTGCGCCGCGACCCGTTCCTGATGCGCCGACCGCGCCGCTGGCTGGCCGCTTCCGCGCTGGTCATGGTGGCGGCCGGTGCCGGCATCCTGGTCCGCGGCCTCGACTTCGGCATCGAGTTCACCGGCGGACGGCTGATCGAGTACTCCACGGCCACCCAGGTCGACGCCGACCGGGCCCGGGACGCCCTCGCCGACGCGGGCTTCCCCCGCGCCGTCGTCCAGTCCTCCGGCGACGGCGACCTGTCGGTACGCACCGAGGAGCTGACCGACGCCGAGGCGGAGAAGGTCACCGAGACCGTCGGCGGGCTGGGCGGTGAGACCGAGAAGGTCCGCGACGAGCTGATCGGCCCCAGCCTCGGCGAGGAGCTGAGACGGGACGCCCTGATCGCCCTGGGCCTGGCCCTCGGCGCGCAGTTGCTGTATCTCGCCGTCCGTTTCCGGCTGCTGTTCGGCACGGCGGCGGTGGGCGCGCTCGCTCACGACGTGGTCATCCTGGTCGGCGTCTTCGCGTGGCTGGGCAAGCCGATCGACGGGGTGTTCCTGGCCGCGCTGCTGACCGTGATCGGCTACTCGGTCAACGACTCGGTGGTCCTCTTCGACCGCATCCGGGAACTGCTCGCCGGCAAGGACCGCAAGACGCCGTTCGCCCGGCTCACCAACCGGGCGATCCTGCAGACCCTGCCGCGCACGGTCAACACCGGTATGGGCGCGGTGCTCATCCTCGCCTCGCTGGCCCTCCTGGCCGAGGACTCGCTGACGGACTTCGCGCTCGCGCTGCTGATCGGCGTGGGGGTCGGGACGTACTCCTCGGTGTTCACCGCGTCCCCGCTGGCCGTCGAGATGTACGACCGAGGCAACGGGTCCCGTCGCTCCCGCCGCAGGGGACGGACCGCGGAGAAGACGGTGCCGGCGAGCCGCACCGAACGGCAGGAGGTGTCGTAG
- a CDS encoding transposase produces the protein MGGLRQLAAPFVVPGPSGVAVRTRLKQLTARDVEMLRQVGAHLGSLASSDLKARCNDGLGYGAAAWAVRKRALTPQSSARWAGAITKATHDQWALARRGAHAHLQSLEAGVRTLRHRLSLPVGEKGSKGGPGGYRSRREWHAKARRLRVLEDRLQRARADWKAGRVRVVRGGKRLARARHHLAAAGLSETAWRARWEAERWFLQADGESGKRFGNETVRISPDGEVSIRLPAPLAHLANAAHGRYVLTGRARFAHRGEEWADRVTANRAVAYRIHHDVQRGRWYVTASWQKPATPALPLAAALAEGVVGVDMNADHLAAWCLDVHGNPTGNPRRFFYDLTGPAEHRDAQVRHALTRLLHWARTCGVKAIAVEDLDFAAEKTREKHGGRKRFRQLISGMPTGRLRARLTSMADATGVTVIAVDPAYTSKWGAHHWQKPLTSTTRKTTRHDAASIAIGRRAQGFPVRRRTAPPRTHQSDGCGHRTVQADRHAPGREGSRPRIPGPWTRSVPPDTERTRATRAPNTVRGARSAQEWVQDPFLRTGKKR, from the coding sequence ATGGGTGGTCTGCGGCAGCTTGCGGCGCCGTTCGTCGTGCCGGGACCGTCGGGGGTGGCGGTGCGGACCCGGCTCAAGCAGCTCACCGCCAGGGATGTGGAGATGTTGCGGCAGGTCGGCGCGCATCTGGGCTCGCTGGCGTCCAGTGACCTGAAGGCGCGCTGCAATGACGGCCTGGGGTATGGCGCTGCGGCTTGGGCGGTGCGCAAGCGGGCGCTGACACCTCAATCGTCGGCCCGGTGGGCGGGTGCGATCACCAAGGCCACTCATGATCAATGGGCACTGGCCCGCCGTGGTGCCCACGCGCACCTCCAGTCTTTGGAGGCGGGGGTGCGGACCCTGCGGCACCGGCTGTCTCTGCCCGTGGGCGAGAAGGGCTCGAAGGGCGGGCCGGGTGGGTATCGCAGTCGGCGGGAGTGGCATGCCAAGGCCCGGCGCCTACGGGTGCTGGAGGACCGTCTTCAGCGGGCGCGCGCGGACTGGAAGGCTGGGCGGGTGCGTGTGGTGCGGGGCGGCAAGCGGCTGGCCCGCGCACGGCATCACCTGGCGGCAGCCGGACTCAGCGAGACGGCATGGCGTGCGCGGTGGGAAGCCGAACGGTGGTTTCTGCAAGCCGACGGGGAGTCCGGGAAACGGTTCGGGAACGAGACGGTCCGCATCAGCCCGGACGGTGAGGTCAGCATCCGCCTCCCAGCTCCGCTCGCCCATCTGGCCAACGCGGCGCACGGCCGGTACGTCCTCACCGGGCGGGCCCGGTTCGCGCACCGGGGGGAGGAGTGGGCCGACCGTGTCACGGCGAACCGGGCTGTTGCCTATCGCATCCATCACGACGTCCAGCGTGGCCGCTGGTATGTGACCGCGTCCTGGCAGAAACCCGCCACCCCCGCCCTCCCCCTGGCTGCGGCGCTGGCGGAGGGGGTGGTCGGGGTCGACATGAACGCCGACCACCTCGCCGCCTGGTGCCTGGACGTCCACGGCAACCCGACCGGCAACCCCCGCCGGTTCTTCTACGACCTCACCGGACCGGCCGAGCACCGTGACGCGCAGGTCCGCCACGCTCTGACCCGGCTCCTGCACTGGGCCCGGACATGCGGTGTGAAGGCGATCGCGGTCGAGGACCTGGACTTCGCCGCCGAGAAGACCCGGGAGAAGCACGGCGGCCGGAAGCGGTTCCGGCAGCTGATCTCCGGCATGCCCACCGGACGGCTGCGGGCCCGTCTGACCTCCATGGCCGACGCCACCGGCGTCACCGTCATCGCCGTCGACCCCGCCTACACCAGCAAGTGGGGCGCCCACCACTGGCAGAAGCCGCTGACCAGCACTACTCGTAAAACGACTCGGCACGATGCGGCGAGCATCGCGATCGGGCGACGCGCCCAGGGCTTTCCGGTCCGGCGTCGGACGGCACCGCCCCGCACCCACCAGAGCGATGGATGCGGGCATCGGACCGTCCAGGCCGACCGACATGCTCCCGGGCGTGAGGGATCCCGCCCCCGTATTCCCGGACCATGGACACGATCCGTGCCGCCGGACACGGAGCGAACACGGGCGACCAGGGCACCCAACACCGTTCGGGGTGCCCGCAGTGCGCAGGAATGGGTCCAAGACCCATTCCTGCGCACTGGAAAGAAACGGTGA